The sequence CCATGAAATCTTCCCTGTTCATTAAGATCTGCCCAACAGCTCTCTCACCTCTAATCCCCAGTTACCAGCTGCACTGAGATTTCTGCAGTCAGTGTGATATCTCACCATCCATGTTCTGAAGCGTACCTGTGTTTTGCTTTAATTGCATTAATATACAATTAACAAGCCACATAGGTTTTCAGACATTAAAGCTAAATTTCCAGAAGCACAAAAcataaaaagcagaagaaacagtGCTGTTAACTTGGAACCACTAGCAAATTGCCTGGCATGACACAACCCCAAGACCTCCTCTCCTGAGAGAGGTAAGCAGTGAGGAACAGCTACTTCAAAAGAATCTCATCCTTCACTCCCCACAGGAGGTTACAGCAGTTCTTGTCCCTGCATACCGACACAATAGCACGTCAGGTTTGCTGCAGCAAACCTGCAGTACTTTTGCCTGCAGTACTGCTGTCGTTGTTCAGCACACCCAGCACTGttcagcacagcaccagcagcactcaCTGGACACAGACGGGAATTCAGCTCCTCTGGGAGGGCAGCACATCAGTCTCTGTGGCGCAATCGGAGAGCGCGTTCGGCTGTTAACCGAAAGGCTGGTGGTtcgagcccacccagggacggAGGGGATCCCTTTTAAGGGCCAAAAAGAACTCCTGAAGCCCAGTAAGGGGAGGTGCCAAGTCCTGCCCAGGGAAGGAATAACCACATACATTCAGTATATGCTGCATCCACCCCACTGGACAGCAGCGTCACAGAAATGGACCTGTCACAATGGCACTTTGCTGGCTTTGCTTCACTCAGTGACTGCCAGAaccccccaggtccctttccaggGAAAGCTCAACATCTCAAAGGATATTCTGAGTTAGAAGCCACCCAAAAGGTTCATCAAAATCcaactcctgccctgcacaggaccagcCCCAAGTGTCACACCATGTACCTGAGAatattgtccaaacacttcttgaacacCATCAGGATTGGTGCTtgctcactgccctgggggccTGTTCCGGTGTCCAGCCACACACTGGGTGAAGaatctttttctaatatccaacccaaacctctcctgacaACTTTGTACCAGTCCCTCAggttccctccatcttgcttccataAGCACCCTTACTCCTATTCTTCTGGATGACACCTGCCCACAGGTGTAGCATGCATGcatgcatccatccatcttCCTCATAGCTACTCTGAACTGAAGTAATTATGTCTAAAGCTGTCATCTAAAGAGATGACAGATAATCCCTGATATAAAAAGTTTAtacatttacatattttattaaattgttttaataaaGTAGTGTTAGATATATTAAATATACTTACTGTACCATGCattataataatttgttttgtgtACAAAATGTATTACACATTACTAAATCTGTCCTCGCAGTCTGGGGGGCTGCTACTGCTCTATCCTGAACCCCAGTTCACAGCTTCGCTCCTAATCCTAAGTAGCTACATCTGGACCTTCTCATCACTGTTAAAGAACAAGTTTTGTGCTGTCAACAACATCTGGATAGCCACATTCCTCAGAAAGTCCAGCCTGACAAGCATTAAGAACTGGGAACCAAGCACGCCTGCCAAAAGGATCCAAGCAGACATTACCAGATGCTAGTAAATCCAGAGCTGATGATACACAGAAAACACTAGACGGGTTTCCTTCCAATCATGATTTGACACTCCTATATTAACACTTCTCTGAGGTTGTTTTAAACttctaaaacaaagaaatagaGCTCAGAAACTCTAGAAGTTGACTGGGAATTTTGTTATCATTGTACATAAAATGTGCATAGATGTTACAGAAACTGGGagcatgagaaaaagaaatatttactcACTGTGACCATTTTCACTCTAACAGATAGGACCAGATGTTACTCAGGCACAAGGATAAGGACAAAACTTCCATTGCATTAAATCAATCACAAAACACGTGCATGCAGTAGTTTGAAAACACATCTTCACAGTTCTTTGCCCATATAACACCccatacatttttaattaaggTGCCACAGGTACTCACAAACAAAGGGTgtagaaaccaaaaaaaaaaaacttggacGTTTTAATGGAGagcttctctcttttcttctcccactGCTGGACAGTGGCCAGGAAAAACACTTTATATTTTGCCCTTCAAGGCTCAGCTAGGTCTGAAATGTATGTAGTGATTTGTCTGGCAACATGAAAAAGTCCTGCTCATGCTAATGCTGCTCAAGGATGCTTTCATCAATAAGGCATTACTAAGGCATCAGTAAGGCATGCAGAAGGACAGCAAGACACAAACCTACCACAGGGGCTTTGGACAGGATGGAAGCAGTACCATGTAGCACCATGAACACTTGCAACAATCCTCCAATATCTAAAGAGCAATAACTTGTGTTAATCACAACACAGGCTGCCCAAGTATTGTaagtacttgaaaaaaaaataccagttaGGTCTCAAAACATAGAATTATTGTACCAAACTACAGGGCAAAATTAGAGGGGTTATTTTAGCTCACTATATATCAGGTTACTGGCAAACAAGGGAACTAAAAAAGAATCATACAGAGCACTTATCACTGTGGTACACAACAGCAAGACCACTGTGCGCTGAAGTTCTGCTATGGCTGATGAGACAGTCACTGTTATTGTCTGGGGACACACTGAACTCTCATTTTCATTTAGTTAAGACTTACTTTGAGCCAGCTGTTGATCTCATTATTGCAGCAGGAGAACAGGAAAAGTGATGCTGTAGTTTGGACAAAAGCCCCTCTAGCAATAAAAATCCCAGCATCTTGAAACCTCCATCAGAAGCCTGCCCCACCTCACtttttaaaacagcagcagaagaaatacAAGACAAAACCATAACAACACTTAACAGTATTCTCAAGTGTAAATTTAAGAAGATGCAAGTGCTGTGCCATATTCTTCCAGGCTAGTGTAAAGCCTACAAAAAACACCTGCCAGGCCTGAGTACTAAACTGCTAATCAGCACTTTATTGACTAGAGTAAATGACCTGGAAGCAACTTTAACTGCCTTTCACAATCACAGGTTTTAGTTACCTCACTGTGGTTTAGTGCTTTGGTGTATAAAACTCCCTGCCACGAACATGGACTCATTCTCATTACTTGATGAAGAGCAAATAGCTCTCTCCATCATCCCTCTGCTGCCTACTGAGGTAGGCTGAAGGACTTCTTACACATACTTCTCTGGATGCAACAGACCCACTATACCACAAATAGGCCCACATCAGTTTGCAGCAGAGCTTATGGTACAGCTCAGTGTAGTTTCAGATACACTCGTATTACAACTACAACAGTGGATGTGCATTTAGAGATAACCTGACctacaaagggggaaaaacttGGGAAGCATGGGAACAGATGTATGTGAAAGATGGCAGCTCCACAACCCACAccctcataaaaaaaaaaaaaaaggcaagagaaagaataaaaaaatgtagCACAGTAACTGttgctaaattttctttaaCAAATACTGGAAGTGCAAGAATCCAGCTTTCCAGTGTAGAGCTTCTTAACAGAGAAATTATGAAAAGAAGCGACACTCTAGGAAAAACATTCCTCAGAGACAGAACTAAACATGCTTAAAAGATGAAGACAGAAAAGCTAGTTGTAAGTCAATTAGAAAAGATCTACTTAAAGAAAACCACCCCTCTAACTGCTTTCAGCCTTACTAATTATGCTGTTTCAGAATACTTCTCtcccagaaatattttgctgtgcAGTAAGGAAAAAATGACTTAATTCTTTCACAAAACAATACCCAGTATTCAGAGTGCCCTGCCATTCCCTCCCTCTGACAAAAGCTGTCAGATCAGGCAAAGGCAGAATAAAAGATGAATCCAGGTCAGGTGACAAAAGGACCTTCTGTGAGAAATCAAAAGTTGTCTCTTCTAAGCATAGGGATGCACCCAAACTAGGGGGGAAACTAATATGGAAATAAATTACAAGCATCTCCCAGCATTATGATACTTGCCAACTACTGCTGACAAAATTAGGTTGTTGAATTTTAATTCACCTACAACTTTACAGTGAGGCTACAAAAGCCAAAATCCTTTGACCTCAGTGCTAACAAACACAATTTGCTCAGCCCACATACTCTGCATGCAACAGTAATGCAAATCTAAGATTTTAATATAATGTTTATgcatatttaatattaattacatttacatatttaaattaTCCTACTACATTAACAATACTAGATacaatatttagaaaaaacCACTAGCATGGTTAAGCCTTCAAATTTTGGTAGTTTTCTATCAAGTATAAAACAGAATAGAAAACAAAGTTTCCAtgtaaagaaaatgtattttaacagAAGCAGCCAAGACCTGCTGCAAAACACAGATCATGTATGCTGACATTTAGACAAAACCTTGCAGTAATAAAAGATGCTGTCATTCACTATGTTTACAAGATACTGCCTAATAACTCATTTACTGACTGCACTGTagtgattattttaaaatcccacACAGCATCTTTGTCTTGTCCTTTAGAAATAATTTGTACATATGAAATGACCTTGTTTAACCATATGTGCTAGAAAATATAGAACTCTGCAATAGAAAGAGGTTAAAAAAAGTTGaatactgtggaaaaaaatttatttaagtcTATACAAGTCTTCTGAAACAAACCATTGGCTTTGATACAGTAAATTCAAGTGAATACTCATTGCAATAGTATTTTTTCATACAGAGATCAAGAAGCCCTATAGCTTCCCATTTAGTGTCTGTGACAgaagttttatttctgaataagTAGCTGCACAAAGCAGACGTGATAAGAGATCTCACAGTCACAGTGAGCTACAGTTGAGATAAACTTAAACtacaaacatttcagaaaattagGAATCCATACTGAAGTGTGGCAAAATGATTCACAATGAAAGAACAATGACATCACTCAGACCCCTTGCCAATAATGAAGACTTTCTGCAGCAAGTCTAGAGTAGACCATCATAAAAACTTAGAGTGCAAGAGTACCACAAATTTAGTATATAAATATCACAAGATTAAAACTCCAGTTAAGCCATCAACTGAAGTGAtgattaaaaggaaaacatggcGTCTCCCAGCTTTGCAAAGGAAGCTTTCAAAGCATCTCTTCAAGAAAGTGCTGATGCCAACTAGGGCCTGTGCCAATTTGTGTTTTAGACTGCACTGCTGAAAGACAAAATTTTAGCAGATTTGTCTAAGAACTGTATAATCCTGCTGCTTTTAATACCTTAAAAAAGCATTTACTAGAAGAGATGAAATGTAACATTTATAGCTCATACTGTTTCCAAGATCTGTGCACACTATATAGTTTTAGAATTtcaacagaatttaaaaataagacaaagAGCAGACAATGCAGTATTAGTTAGATGGATTTGTTTAGAATAGTTACACAATTAATGTATACAGTTGTAAAATTTTTAGTGCATTTGTTTTGCACATTATTAATGCTACTTATAAAAACCTGAAGATTGCAAATTGGGCATGCTTACCATAACATTTTCAGACTGGGAAAGctgcagaacatttttttctacaaGTGTTCACTGCCATGATACAAAACAAATATGTGCAAACTGCAAGGTCCctaaaaatagcatttaatGACTTTATGTACAGAAAGATGTAACTATCTGTTTAAATATGCAAAGAATAAGCTTCCCAAAGTTTATAACATAGAACAATATCCACCAcatgctcctcctcctccatatCCTTCTTCCTTGTTTGATAACTTTACACCTCTGTTTTGGCTTTCACTTTCCCACAGTCCAGGAGTCTGAATGATTTTTTCAACAAGTTCTTCAAAGGCACACTGCACACCATCACATGTTTTTGCACTTGCCTCTGGAGAAGGGACACAAAAAGTCAAGTGTTAGCATAACTTCTGGTAACTTGtttaatatttctctttcatATAAGTTTCAACCTACAACAGACTTAAAACTTCTACAACCTATTCCTAAAAACATAGCAGTGCCAAAATTGGCAGCTATGGGGATTTGTCACCACACAGGCAGcacctcaaaatatttttaatagaagagCTTTCAAGTCAAACTTCACCAGAACATACAGACAGCTATAGCTTagctttattttcctgtagAAAGCACTCCAGGTAAGAAAAAATTGGATTCCTGTCTGAAAAAACTGTTTGCTGTTCTGTGTTTCAGTTCTGTACATTAATCATAATTGCAGTACCACAGACCATACGAATCAAGGATCCATACTGCAGGATTCTGAGTCAGTCTCCATGATAAAATTCATCTGataaaaacaataacaaatCTCATTCCTTCTGCAATTTGCAGAATTCTAGGTAATTTCACTTAGGATCCTTACTTTAACCAAGACTAAGAAATCTGCCCAGAGGTTATGTTATGAGAACAACAGACACCACCAGAAATTGTTCAAGCCCCACAAGAGCTTGCCCTGTTCATCTATGCAGCCACGCAGATACTCAGCATATGCAGCACGCATATATATAGacatacacacatacaggcACACTTATAgtctaattttcatttttgttttcatctccCTTGCACTTAGTAGCTTGTGCCTCAACTTTGAACTTTGATTTCCACATCTGATGCTGTGGctaaaaagaaacacagcaggacactaaaacaaaaattaatcttCAGTCAGAGATGAAGAATGTAAGTCTAAGTACAAGAATGAATGAGTACATATTAATGAACTGCTTTGCTACTGGAATAATCCTGTAAAATAATCCCTTCTGATCCTTAGGTGAAACACATAATAAACATACGCATAAAGAGTCACTTCAACacctattttttaatttatcattACATGGCTTTGCCTACAAGACCCATTTCATTTTGCAGCAAGATGAGACTAATATATTTGCTCCAGTCATAATTATGTCATTATTCAATCCCACCCACCATTCATAAGTTAATTATATACCTACCTGTTTTTACATCCCAGTTCTAATACAGATTTCTCTCAGGTACCAGCCATTTTGCTATACAGAAGGCTGGCCACTAGCACCAGTTTTCCCTCTTTCATTTTGCTTCCGTTATTAATCTAGCAAGTCAGCTTGGGAAAGAAATCAGACAAAATGCCAAACCCAAAACAGTTTTCATCACGCTAAGGACAACCTGTACCTACATAATCATCCACAGCTACAacagggatctggacaggcaCCATTTTAAAAAACTGGAACACCCATTATCTTTGTGCCCAGCATAGGTGAGAAATATCATTAATTGGATTGTACACAGAAAGACCCTCAATCCTACAGAAGTGGTACTTTTCCTTACATAACAAAAATCAAGAAAGATCTCTGCAAGTATCTACAACGTACCTATGAACAACATGGAATGTTTTCTTGCAAATTTGAGGCCTTCATTTCTGTCAACTTCACGGTTTTCCTATAATAAAACAAAGCATTAATATTCCTTATTAACAAAATACACCAGCAGATTACTTACTGCAGTTGAATTTGGTTTACCTTATCAATCTTGTTTCCAACTAACATTTGCACTATGTCATTCCTTGTGCAGTAAGTTTCCAATTCATTTAACCAGTTATCCAGCTTGACAAAAGTATCTCTTCTTGTGACATCATAAACTGAAAGATATTAGTGATAttatttcacagtatttttcCAAGAATTACAGCTTACATTACAAAAGTAGCAAAAATGATGGCTTTTTGAATCAGAAAACTGAAGGAGTTTTAAGGATTCAAATTTACCTTCTGTATGAacaactggaaagaaaataggACATCTAACAGCTCAAATCACTGATGCAGAACAACTCCACGCTTCAGCCACCTACAGTTCTCAGACTAATATTCCTTGATATATCCTAGCTTACAGACTAGAGACTATCAATCATTCTCCAAGGAATTCTACACTAGCTGATCCCTCATCATGTAGGATACCTAAATTCACTACATAACAGCTATGGAAATAGGATGGCACAACCATCAGTACTGAAGCTAtaaaagtgtttttttcttttgttttcacatCGCATGTGCAGATAGGCATAAACAGCTTCTTTCAATCAAATCTGTAACTTGGTTTGCAtgaacaaatttattttttggaaGACAGGTAACAAAGAAATGGTCAGGAGACATTTAATAAATGGGAGAGCAAATCTCTCAAACAGCAGAACCTTCTATCTCCCAAACAGTGCTTGTTTACAGCTTTCAACAGTAAGTAAGTGGCAGGTTCAGTGCAATAAAGTGACTTGATACAACATGTTTTGACAGCACCCTCCTATACCAGGAAGATAACGCAACTCAACTTGGGAAACCTACCAGGAGGTCACATGACAGATGTTATTCCACATTAAACAATTTAACTAGACACAATAGCTTAGCAAGATTCTCTAAAGCAACTTCAAGAATATTAAATGTACATCCCTGCCCTTGCTTTAGACAGCTCCTCACTCCTAGCAGTGGAGAACTTCAGAGCTCAGTGTCTAGCAAACATACTTCCAtacaccaaaaaataaaagcacaaatgAGACTTCACCATGAAGCTGACTTCACCATGAACTGGGTATCTCAAACACAGATTGGTGCTTTCTACATGTCCAGCTGGTCTTTTCTAAGTGATTCTGACTGTGTAACATTCCATCAGTTGGGAAACAAATACCAAAAAACCTCAGCCAGATTCCACATGGTTTATATCATTAatttcattaggaaaaaaacaacggggagaagaaaaagctgtATCATACTGACACAGAGAGACTACActgaggagaatttttttttactctgcaCTTAGTAAGcacaggtaaaaataaaaagcaataaataaaagacaaattcATAACAGCACTAGGACAAAGCTCCAAGCTATTCCTTCAGATAGCAGTAGCTTTTATTCTCATGCAAAAATCAGAGGTTCTCAAGCTGGTCAGATTGACTACATGAGAAAGAAGTTGAGAAACCAAGATGCTTTTAAATGAGTTGTtcaacacagacacaaagaCTTTAAATATCACTTAGATATTATATAAAGGCTATATGAGCTTGTGTAACTCCAGTGCATGAGAAAACCACAAACATTTGAACTAGCATGCAAAGATATACTTACCTAGGATAACACCTTGTGCACCTCTGTAGTAACTGGGGGTTAATGTTCTGAACCGCTCCTGACCTGCGGTATCCTAATAAGCCATTCAAAAAG comes from Zonotrichia leucophrys gambelii isolate GWCS_2022_RI chromosome 2, RI_Zleu_2.0, whole genome shotgun sequence and encodes:
- the RAB18 gene encoding ras-related protein Rab-18 translates to MDEDVLTTLKILIIGESGVGKSSLLLRFTDDTFDPELAATIGVDFKVKTISVDGNKAKLAIWDTAGQERFRTLTPSYYRGAQGVILVYDVTRRDTFVKLDNWLNELETYCTRNDIVQMLVGNKIDKENREVDRNEGLKFARKHSMLFIEASAKTCDGVQCAFEELVEKIIQTPGLWESESQNRGVKLSNKEEGYGGGGACGGYCSML